The genomic interval TTTATATAGTTATTCTTTAGGAAATATTTGTGCGTCTATTGGGATACCTCTTCATAATAGACATCGTGCTGAAGGAGATACAGATGCAACCGTCATACTCTTTAAGCGTATTATAGAACTTGATAAAGATCGTAAGGTGATTTCTATGTTTTTAAACGCGCGTTCAAAAGAAGCTACCCTCCCACCTCATTTACCGGCAAGAATTATACAAGAATTGCCAGAAAATGCTGGCATCTATTTGTTTAAAGATAAAGGTGGAAAAGTAATTTATGTAGGTAAGGCCATAAACATTAAACAAAGAGTGCTGTCACATTTTTACGATAAAAAAAATAAAGAATATTTACTTGGACAAGAGACCTATCATATTGATTATGAATTAACAGGAAATGAATTATGTGCGTTGCTCTTAGAGTCTGAGTATATACAACACTATTATCCAAAGTATAATCGCGCACAGAAAATACCTGTAACCACATACTCCATTATTTCTTACGAGAACCGCAAAGGAATCATACAGCTAGCTATTGCCAAAACAAAATACAGAAGTAGCGCTACACAAAAAACATATAAGAAAGCCGAAGCGCAAGCAAAGCTTATAGAGCTGTGTGAGCAATTTGAACTATGTCCTCGGTTTTGTGGTTTACAAGCTACATTTAATGCGTGTTCTCATTACAGTTTAAAAAATTGTAAAGGTATATGCAGTGATAAAGAAAAAGTTTCAACTTATAATAAGAGGGTTCAAAAAGCACTCGTATCGCTTCAAGAAAAATGCAAAACCTATATCATTAAAGAGGCTGGTAGAACGGAAGGTGAAAGTGCATTTATCTATGTTTTAGACGGTGTTTACAAAGGTTTTGGTTTTATCTCTCAAGAAGACCAAATTTCACCTTGGGATGTTATAGATACATTTTTAGAACCTAAAAAAAGTACGTATCACACTAATATCATTTTAAATAGCTACCTCAAAAAAAATAAAACTTCACCTATATACCCATTATCACTCATAGCTTAATTATGAACACTGCTATCCAATACAAAGAGTATTACCTACAATTTCCAGAAGCATTAGTACGTAAGTATCCAGAATTAAATTTTGAAAATCATTGCTATTTAAGAATTGCGCTAGATAATGTCGTAGGAACTAAGTGGGATAAACGAATTGCAAAGCCTGCCTATAAACATCTAAACACTAGGCAACGTGCATTGGTGATAGAATATCTATCAAACTACCTAGATGACAAAGCTCTTTTGCAGTCTCATCACATGATATCGATGGCTTATCGAGGTAAGCTAGTCTAGCTTTATAAAGTTTATGACCAACTTATATGTAAACCATAAGATT from Dokdonia sp. Hel_I_53 carries:
- a CDS encoding exonuclease domain-containing protein, which encodes MQSEVYSIIDVETTGKVINGNRITEICVVRIENGKITDKFTSLINPEQYIPPFITNLTGIDDEMVCDAPLFKDIAGQILEITRDAIFVAHNVNFDFNVLKSEFKRINVQFTLKKLCTVRLSRKLIPNLYSYSLGNICASIGIPLHNRHRAEGDTDATVILFKRIIELDKDRKVISMFLNARSKEATLPPHLPARIIQELPENAGIYLFKDKGGKVIYVGKAINIKQRVLSHFYDKKNKEYLLGQETYHIDYELTGNELCALLLESEYIQHYYPKYNRAQKIPVTTYSIISYENRKGIIQLAIAKTKYRSSATQKTYKKAEAQAKLIELCEQFELCPRFCGLQATFNACSHYSLKNCKGICSDKEKVSTYNKRVQKALVSLQEKCKTYIIKEAGRTEGESAFIYVLDGVYKGFGFISQEDQISPWDVIDTFLEPKKSTYHTNIILNSYLKKNKTSPIYPLSLIA
- a CDS encoding acetyltransferase, coding for MNTAIQYKEYYLQFPEALVRKYPELNFENHCYLRIALDNVVGTKWDKRIAKPAYKHLNTRQRALVIEYLSNYLDDKALLQSHHMISMAYRGKLV